From one Macrobrachium nipponense isolate FS-2020 chromosome 37, ASM1510439v2, whole genome shotgun sequence genomic stretch:
- the LOC135208916 gene encoding uncharacterized protein LOC135208916, which translates to MKVVIFSLGAALFLTSIQALPEAALLGGSGGGHHHDHGEHSNGGGGGEHYLADGGNGGGGGGGGAKGRYSATSSNVREGGTGGGGRGGDGGEYIADGSSEGGEGVGRGTGGYSSAGSNGWGGGGEGGGGEKGKDGYSSTGVNEGVRGGGGIVGGGGYIGNGGNGVGGGYGANGGGGGGGGGRYAANGIHGSGGYIAAGNGDVGGGNVASASGGGDNDNSGKTGAGRNGGSSADSLGAKAFINFNLLYPQKGSGGAEEGSNNGGGGGGGGRGGGESGVSKGEGGEYNNREGDSSKGDIGSSNSGSGNTGWGQKIDSEESERNGGSAGSPNIGGGNVEGYQVGGGTFSNNGGSGDHGGGGGKSVNEGGKGNGGVYSDVGAGTSHDGRYSGGGGGSGGGSSHGGSRGRYGGGGGGGGGVVGSGAGGYSVGEGAPSNGGGGYNGADEGSHGGGSGGRYNGNGGASGNEGTGGRYNSNGETSGNEGAGRYNGDGGASGNEGTGGRYNDNGGASGNEGVGGYKGDGGGPNHAEGGTGGGYNDWRDDPYSGVGGYIGGGGSSSNGGGGGGNSVAGGGGIRSGSSNTAEEASGRYGVREEGANDGRGGDSGDRGYNNGGGGPGHEGVPSDRGNRYGGGSSSGGEGKVVGGNEGVGGGEYDKERVNNGESSWESFIRREGSGGYNGGGGSIVEGREKW; encoded by the exons ATG AAGGTAGTGATATTCTCGCTGGGCGCCGCCTTATTCCTGACATCCATTCAGGCCCTTCCAGAAGCTGCCCTTCTCGGTGGCTCAGGTGGAGGACATCACCATGATCATGGAGAACATagtaatggaggaggaggaggagaacactACCTAGCTGATGGAGGtaatggagggggagggggaggaggaggagcaaaagGTAGATATTCAGCTACTAGCAGCAATGTTAGGGAAGGAGGAActggaggaggggggagaggtgGAGATGGAGGAGAATATATAGCTGATGGAAGTAgcgaaggaggggaaggagtaGGTCGAGGAACAGGAGGATATTCATCTGCTGGCAGCAatggatggggaggaggaggagaaggaggaggaggagaaaaaggaaaagatggATATTCATCTACTGGCGTCAATGAAggggtaagaggaggaggaggaatagtggGGGGAGGAGGATACATAGGTAATGGAGGCAATGGAGTAGGAGGTGGATATGGAGCtaatggagggggaggaggaggaggtggtggaagaTATGCAGCCAATGGAATTCATGGAAGCGGAGGCTACATCGCTGCTGGTAATGGAGACGTTGGGGGAGGAAACGTTGCTTCAGCAAGTGGAGGAGGAGACAACGATAACAGTGGAAAAACTGGAGCAGGAAGAAATGGAGGGAGTTCAGCTGACTCCTTAGGAGCTAAAGCATTTATAAACTTTAACCTCTTGTACCCACAAAAAGGTAGTGGTGGGGCGGAGGAAGGGTCAAATaatggaggaggcggaggaggaggaggaaggggtgggggtgagagtgGGGTTAGCAAAGGAGAGGGAGGAGAATACAATAACAGGGAAGGAGATTCCAGTAAAGGAGACATAGGGTCCAGCAACAGTGGAAGCGGAAATACTGGATGGGGACAAAAGATTGACTCAGAGGAAAGCGAAAGAAACGGAGGATCTGCAGGGAGCCCAAACATTGGAGGAGGAAATGTGGAAGGATATCAAGTAGGTGGAGGAACGTTCAGCAATAATGGAGGGAGCGGGGAtcatggtggaggaggaggaaaatcgGTTAATGAAGGAGGTAAAGGAAATGGAGGTGTGTACAGTGATGTAGGGGCAGGAACTAGTCATGATGGGAGATATAGTGGTGGGGGAGGAGGATCTGGAGGAGGATCCAGTCATGGAGGAAGTAGGGGAAggtatggtggtggtggtggtggtggtggaggagtagTTGGTAGTGGAGCAGGAGGATACAGTGTTGGTGAAGGAGCCCCCAGCAATGGAGGAGGTGGATACAATGGAGCGGATGAAGGGTCTCATGGAGGAGGAAGTGGGGGAAGATATAATGGTAATGGAGGAGCATCTGGTAATGAGGGAACTGGAGGAAGATATAATAGTAATGGAGAAACATCTGGTAATGAGGGAGCTGGAAGATATAATGGTGATGGAGGAGCATCTGGTAATGAGGGAACTGGAGGAAGATATAATGATAATGGAGGAGCATCTGGTAATGAGGGAGTTGGGGGCTATAAAGGTGATGGAGGGGGACCCAATCATGCAGAAGGTGGAACTGGGGGAGGATACAATGACTGGAGAGATGATCCTTACAGTGGAGTAGGTGGATACATTGGAGGGGGTGGAAGTTCCAGTAAtggagggggtggaggaggaaACAGTGttgctggaggaggaggaatcagAAGTGGGTCCAGTAACACAGCAGAGGAAGCATCAGGAAGATATGGTGTAAGGGAGGAGGGAGCTAATGATGGGAGAGGTGGAGACAGCGGGGACAGAGGTTATAACAACGGTGGAGGAGGGCCAGGTCATGAAGGCGTGCCAAGTGATAGGGGAAATAGATATGGAGGTGGATCCAGTagtggaggagaaggaaaagttGTGGGAGGCAATGAGGGAGTAGGAGGGGGTGAATACGATAAGGAAAGGGTAAATAATGGTGAAAGCTCTTGGGAAAGTTTCATTAGGAGAGAAGGTTCGGGGGGAtataatggaggaggaggaagtattGTTGAGGGCAGAGAGAAGTGGTGA